From one Suicoccus acidiformans genomic stretch:
- the ssb gene encoding single-stranded DNA-binding protein → MNTVQLVGRLTKEIDLRYTTSGVAVGNFTLAVNRNFTNEKGEREADFIQCVIWRKQAENLANFTRKGSQIGVEGRIQTRNFENQQGQKVYVTEVVVNQFHLLEPKEVTEKRPRETQTNTGNNQGFVGQNQSNMGQTPQYNWNEPDYMKLEGQPLNIEEDDLPF, encoded by the coding sequence GTGAACACTGTGCAACTTGTAGGGCGTCTAACCAAAGAGATTGATCTGAGATATACAACGTCTGGTGTGGCAGTTGGGAACTTTACATTAGCTGTTAATCGAAACTTTACTAATGAGAAGGGTGAACGTGAAGCGGATTTTATCCAGTGTGTTATATGGCGTAAGCAAGCAGAAAATTTAGCTAACTTTACGCGTAAGGGGTCTCAAATTGGTGTTGAGGGTCGGATACAGACACGGAATTTTGAAAATCAACAAGGGCAGAAGGTTTATGTGACGGAAGTTGTAGTAAATCAATTTCATTTACTCGAACCAAAGGAAGTGACTGAGAAAAGGCCACGGGAAACTCAGACGAATACTGGGAATAATCAGGGATTTGTGGGACAGAATCAGTCAAATATGGGACAAACACCACAATACAACTGGAATGAACCGGATTACATGAAACTTGAAGGTCAGCCGTTGAATATCGAAGAAGACGATTTACCGTTTTAG
- a CDS encoding DUF3310 domain-containing protein — MKQKVKDKIIFLFKELEGLDFFDEDSLLKSILIVIDKDWPEAPKPTSDSQPRDAINKPKHYIGRNGIEVDEVSVGFLSKIKDGYVGHKIGTAVEYLLRASEKNQKEDIQKAHKNLEMLLDYLNKEGRL; from the coding sequence ATGAAACAGAAAGTAAAAGATAAGATAATTTTTTTGTTCAAAGAGTTAGAAGGATTAGACTTTTTTGACGAGGATTCTTTATTGAAAAGTATCTTGATTGTAATCGATAAAGATTGGCCAGAAGCTCCCAAACCAACCTCTGACTCTCAGCCAAGAGATGCAATAAATAAACCTAAGCATTACATCGGTCGAAATGGTATTGAAGTTGACGAGGTAAGCGTTGGATTCTTATCTAAGATTAAAGACGGCTATGTTGGTCATAAAATTGGCACAGCTGTGGAGTATTTGCTGAGAGCTAGCGAAAAGAATCAAAAAGAAGATATTCAGAAAGCTCATAAAAATTTAGAGATGCTATTAGACTACTTAAATAAGGAGGGGCGTCTGTGA
- a CDS encoding crossover junction endodeoxyribonuclease RuvC gives MRIIAFDQSTTATGWAVADTETQKLIEFGVIKPKGNLNDRIREMMLEAYRLSQWYEVSEVYLEDIFARNNVSTLIKLAKLLGCLEIYLEGKGYPVHIIQPTEWRKRVDLKNGKRKEVKAQAIDMIKQQYDIEPSEDECEAILFAMAFTKEEVNETESKR, from the coding sequence GTGAGAATCATAGCATTTGACCAAAGTACAACAGCAACCGGTTGGGCTGTAGCTGACACTGAGACTCAAAAACTTATTGAGTTCGGTGTCATTAAGCCTAAAGGCAATTTAAACGATCGTATTCGTGAAATGATGTTAGAGGCCTATCGATTAAGTCAGTGGTATGAGGTCTCTGAAGTCTATCTGGAAGATATTTTTGCTAGAAATAATGTGTCTACTTTAATCAAATTAGCCAAACTATTAGGTTGTCTAGAAATATACCTTGAAGGCAAAGGGTATCCTGTTCATATTATACAGCCGACTGAATGGCGAAAAAGAGTCGATTTAAAAAATGGTAAGCGTAAAGAAGTCAAAGCGCAAGCAATCGATATGATTAAGCAGCAGTATGACATCGAACCATCAGAAGATGAATGTGAGGCAATTCTTTTTGCTATGGCATTTACGAAGGAGGAAGTTAATGAAACAGAAAGTAAAAGATAA
- a CDS encoding phage replisome organizer N-terminal domain-containing protein — protein sequence MNNKRYYWLKLNENFFEDDTIQWLEEQENGDKYVIFYLKLALKSLQDNGKLIRYVGEKLMPYDVKALSKLTNTDSDTVKVAMNLFVEIGLVEILDTGELFMKQIEEMTGSETAAAKRMRKSRAKQKLLEQTVDKTSQCYSDVHKSDTEKEIEKELDIELDKEQDKSNATTADSLKALYQFYQENFGIITPYIQDDIKDYSELQSPELVQLAMEKALDKQKPWSYAKGILKNWLTKNIKTLDQAQAEEVQFNNSRKNRGMYVEPVPEWMKQQGNSKQSSNTQVYEEIDEVELMQQLNELMGG from the coding sequence GTGAATAACAAAAGATACTACTGGTTAAAGTTAAATGAAAATTTTTTCGAAGATGACACCATTCAGTGGCTTGAAGAACAAGAAAATGGCGATAAATATGTTATTTTTTACTTAAAACTAGCACTCAAATCTCTTCAAGATAACGGTAAGCTCATTCGATACGTAGGCGAAAAGCTTATGCCCTATGACGTCAAAGCCTTATCAAAATTGACAAACACGGATAGTGACACAGTTAAGGTTGCTATGAATTTATTCGTTGAAATTGGCCTTGTTGAAATACTAGACACTGGCGAATTATTCATGAAGCAAATAGAGGAAATGACCGGCAGCGAAACAGCTGCAGCAAAAAGAATGAGAAAAAGCAGAGCTAAACAAAAACTTTTAGAGCAAACCGTAGATAAAACGTCACAATGTTACAGCGATGTTCATAAAAGTGACACAGAGAAAGAGATAGAGAAAGAATTAGATATAGAGTTAGATAAAGAACAAGACAAGAGCAACGCAACTACAGCAGATTCTCTTAAAGCTCTATATCAATTCTACCAAGAAAACTTTGGTATCATCACACCTTACATCCAGGACGATATTAAAGATTATTCTGAGTTGCAATCACCAGAGTTAGTTCAATTAGCAATGGAAAAAGCCTTAGATAAGCAGAAGCCATGGAGCTATGCCAAAGGTATCTTGAAAAATTGGCTAACTAAGAATATTAAAACATTAGATCAGGCTCAAGCAGAAGAAGTCCAATTTAATAATAGTCGCAAAAATAGAGGAATGTATGTTGAACCCGTCCCAGAATGGATGAAACAGCAAGGGAACAGTAAACAATCATCAAATACACAAGTATACGAAGAGATTGATGAAGTTGAACTCATGCAGCAACTTAATGAATTGATGGGAGGCTAA
- a CDS encoding MazG-like family protein, translated as MLDKYEKSISEWSIARNLHTQDPNAQFTKVEEEVAEIGEALESGDKTELMDAIGDTFVTIVILAQQSGLSFLDCVRMAYNEIKDRKGQLIDGVFVKEADLHD; from the coding sequence ATGTTAGATAAATACGAGAAATCAATTAGCGAGTGGTCAATTGCTAGAAACTTACACACGCAAGACCCGAACGCACAATTTACCAAAGTTGAAGAAGAAGTCGCTGAAATTGGCGAAGCCCTTGAATCTGGTGATAAGACTGAATTAATGGACGCTATTGGCGATACATTTGTCACCATCGTTATCTTGGCCCAGCAATCAGGATTAAGTTTTCTCGATTGTGTTCGTATGGCTTATAACGAGATTAAAGACCGTAAAGGCCAATTAATCGACGGCGTATTTGTTAAGGAGGCAGACCTACATGACTAA
- a CDS encoding recombinase RecT: MATNESIKNQLKQQEQPKQMQERPQVNSVQGLLKNPVIQGKFQQLLKEKTSGFTSSLITLVNGDSYLSDSDPMSIITGAMQAAQLDLPLEKQFGFAYLVPFNSKEGNKWVKKAQFVLGYRGYIQLAQRSGQYKSINVGNVYEGQLESWNPLTEELVFNPEGKVSDNVVGYFGYFQLLNGFEKTVYWTKEQVEKHRVENNKSKDKSKLTGVWTSNYDAMAQKTVLRNLLSKWGILSIEMQKAVLVDESEEFQEEQEQILQDVTPVETATVEANPVAIEAIETDK, from the coding sequence ATGGCAACTAATGAAAGCATTAAGAATCAATTGAAGCAACAAGAACAGCCAAAGCAAATGCAGGAACGACCGCAAGTAAATAGCGTTCAAGGTTTGCTTAAAAACCCAGTTATTCAAGGGAAGTTCCAACAATTACTTAAAGAGAAAACATCTGGGTTCACATCTAGCTTAATTACATTAGTGAATGGTGATAGCTATTTAAGCGATAGCGATCCAATGAGTATCATCACTGGAGCCATGCAAGCAGCGCAGTTAGATTTACCGCTAGAAAAACAATTCGGGTTCGCTTATCTAGTACCGTTTAACTCCAAAGAAGGAAATAAATGGGTTAAAAAGGCTCAGTTTGTTCTAGGGTATCGTGGATACATTCAGCTGGCACAACGGTCTGGACAATACAAATCTATCAACGTAGGGAATGTTTATGAAGGTCAATTAGAGTCATGGAATCCACTAACAGAGGAATTGGTGTTTAATCCAGAGGGGAAAGTTAGTGATAACGTGGTTGGCTATTTCGGTTATTTCCAACTATTGAACGGGTTTGAGAAAACAGTTTATTGGACTAAAGAACAGGTTGAGAAGCACCGAGTTGAAAATAACAAGAGCAAAGATAAGAGCAAATTGACCGGGGTATGGACAAGCAATTATGATGCGATGGCTCAGAAAACGGTGCTCCGTAATCTGCTGAGCAAATGGGGGATTTTGTCTATTGAAATGCAGAAAGCTGTTTTGGTGGATGAAAGTGAGGAATTCCAAGAGGAGCAAGAACAGATATTGCAAGATGTGACTCCAGTAGAAACAGCGACGGTTGAAGCTAATCCAGTGGCAATCGAAGCGATTGAAACAGATAAATAA